TGCCCTTCTCGTTCACTGATAAGCACTCCTTTGTCTTCCAGATCGTTTAATTGATGGCTCACTGCAGAATGCGATACGCTCATACCTTCAGCTATTTCTCCTACACACATTCCATCTTTGTTAACAACAAGAAGTTTTAGAATTTTGCACCGCGTCGGGTCAGCCAGAATCTTAAAGACAGAAGCAGTTTCTTGTGCCCAATTCATTTTCTTCTCAGATTTCGTATATGAATGTATGCTCATATATTCATATCATACCCTACCCTCCGAATCATGCAATGCTAATCGCATACAAAAACAAGGGCCCAGAAAAGATTTCTGGGCCCTAATGTCTTACACGTCGAGTGTGACGGCTTTTCTATCCAGATACAGCGAAAGGAATGTCTCCTCAGCAGGATCATCGTAAGAAAGTCCACACAGTTCTGAAACTCGATCTTCATCAAGAAACCATGCTGCGGCAGCAATAATCGACAACGCGTACAAACGCGCCCTCGAAGACATCTCTCCGCACACCTTCTCCAAGTCTGAAATTGCATCTGAAGAAAGCACCTTTTCACAGAGGTCTCTATTCAGATCTTCAAAGGGACAACGTAAAATGAAAGCTCGAAAAACCTTATCATTACACTCATGTCTCCGAGCATTTTTTTCCACAACCCGTCCGATCTCAACCCACGCTTTTCTTGCCTCTTCTCCTTTTTCTTCGGAGGTTAAAAACATAAGAGTATGCATCGCCAAGCCACGTTGTGATACCGAATACCCAGAATCAATAGCGAAGCTCAAGACAGTGCAAAGATGCATATTTCTCAGCTTCGAGGGATATCTATAGTCTGCAATTGAACGCATCTTCTTTCTCCGCTTTTGGGAACTTGCTACAGTTGAGTATACATATACATACTTGGAGCACAACAATAAACGCCTCACAAATGTGAGGCGTTTATTGTACATGTGAATTCCAGGGCTTAGACACCGAGTCCGAATCCAACGTATACGAGGTATAGTCCTGCGGCAACTGCTACAACACCAGCAAGAACTGCAAGGTTGCGATTCCGTCCAAATGCTTTTGCTTGGCTTATCATCATGTTTGGTACAAAGAAAATAGCGATTCCCTTTATTACCATAGCCCA
This genomic stretch from Candidatus Kaiserbacteria bacterium harbors:
- a CDS encoding winged helix-turn-helix transcriptional regulator, with the protein product MSIHSYTKSEKKMNWAQETASVFKILADPTRCKILKLLVVNKDGMCVGEIAEGMSVSHSAVSHQLNDLEDKGVLISEREGQTVCYKIADTRVAHNIVHILEIFF